One genomic window of Dama dama isolate Ldn47 chromosome 7, ASM3311817v1, whole genome shotgun sequence includes the following:
- the RBM24 gene encoding RNA-binding protein 24: MHTTQKDTTYTKIFVGGLPYHTTDASLRKYFEVFGEIEEAVVITDRQTGKSRGYGFVTMADRAAAERACKDPNPIIDGRKANVNLAYLGAKPRIMQPGFAFGVQQLHPALIQRPFGIPAHYVYPQAFVQPGVVIPHVQPTAAAASTAPYIDYTGAAYAQYSAAAAAAAAAAAYDQYPYAASPAAAGYVTAGGYGYAVQQPITAAAPGTAAAAAAAAAAAAAFGQYQPQQLQTDRMQ; this comes from the exons ATGCACACCACCCAGAAGGACACGACGTACACCAAAATCTTCGTCGGGGGGCTGCCCTACCACACCACGGACGCCAGCCTGCGCAAGTACTTCGAGGTCTTCGGCGAGATCGAGGAGGCTGTGGTCATCACCGACCGGCAGACGGGCAAGTCCCGGGGCTATGGATTT GTCACCATGGCTGACCGGGCTGCTGCTGAAAGAGCTTGCAAGGATCCCAACCCCATCATTGATGGCAGGAAGGCCAACGTGAACCTGGCATACTTGGGAGCAAAACCAAGGATCATGCAACCAG GTTTTGCCTTTGGTGTTCaacagcttcatccagcccttaTACAAAGACCTTTTGG GATACCTGCACACTATGTCTATCCACAGGCTTTTGTGCAGCCTGGAGTGGTCATCCCCCACGTCCAGCCCACCGCCGCGGCCGCCTCCACCGCGCCTTACATCGACTACACGGGAGCCGCGTACGCACAGTACTCGgcggccgccgctgccgccgccgccgcggccgcctACGATCAGTACCCGTACGCAGCCTCCCCGGCCGCCGCGGGCTACGTCACGGCCGGGGGCTACGGCTACGCGGTGCAGCAGCCAATCACCGCCGCCGCACCTGGgaccgcggccgccgccgccgccgccgccgcggccgccgccgccttcGGCCAGTACCAGCCTCAGCAGCTGCAAACAGACCGGATGCAATAG